Proteins co-encoded in one Setaria viridis chromosome 9, Setaria_viridis_v4.0, whole genome shotgun sequence genomic window:
- the LOC117840771 gene encoding uncharacterized protein isoform X2: protein MAKDGGPDWNGLLKWSIAHGDGTNPPRALSEEDRKWFMEAMQANTIDVVKRMKEITQVMKTPEDVLESQGVTPENIEDMLDELQEHVESIDMANDPLLGYLKNSHAGIRARAAEVVSTIVQNNPKSQQLVMESNGLEPLLTNFKSDPSTSARTKALGAISSLIRHNQPGISAFRLGNGYAGLKDALSSDDARLQRKALNLTQYLLHNNKADRNIATELGLPKLMMHLASSDDSLVREAALSGLLELAQDKTSGNTLPDQDKLKDILKSRIEGISAMDADDLHAAREERQLVDSLWKECYNEPSSLREKGLVVLPGEDAPQQPPPDVAGKMFEPPLRAWAAARPARKDDSDTGSEKKDAPQLLLGPGPSSNSNS from the exons ATGGCCAAGGACGGGGGCCCCGACTGGAACGGCCTGCTGAAGTGGAGCATCGCCCACGGCGACGGAACCAACCCGCCGCGCGCTCTCAG CGAGGAAGACAGAAAATGGTTCATGGAGGCCATGCAAGCCAACACGATAGATGTTGTCAAGAGGATGAAGGAGATCACTCAGGTGATGAAAACTCCAGAAGATGTCTTGGAGTCTCAGGGTGTGACCCCAGAGAACATTGAAG ATATGTTGGATGAGCTACAAGAGCATGTGGAATCCATTGACATGGCAAATG ATCCTCTACTTGGTTACTTGAAAAATTCACATGCTGGCATCCGAGCAAGGGCGGCAGAAGTTGTGAGTACAATTGTGCAGAACAATCCCAAGAGTCAGCAACTTGTCATGGAATCCAATGGACTCGAGCCCCTGTTGACAAACTTCAAATCAGATCCAAGTACAAGTGCACGCACGAAAGCTTTAGGAGCAATATCCT CTTTGATTCGTCATAACCAGCCTGGAATTTCTGCATTCCGCCTGGGAAATGGTTATGCTGGGTTGAAGGATGCTCTTAGTTCTGATGATGCCAGACTCCAGAG GAAAGCTCTCAATCTCACACAATATCTGCTGCACAACAACAAAGCTGACAGGAACATAGCTACAGAGCTTGGTCTTCCAaagctgatgatgcacctcgcATCCAGCGATGATTCCTTAGTGCGTGAAGCTGCGTTAAGTGGTCTCCTCGAGTTGGCACAGGACAAGACATCCGGTAACACTCTACCCGACCAAGACAAGTTGAAAGACATACTCAAGAGCCGAATCGAAGGGATCAGTGCGATGGACGCTGACGACCTCCATGCTGCTCGCGAGGAGCGGCAGCTAGTGGATTCGCTCTGGAAGGAGTGCTACAATGAGCCGTCGTCCCTCAGGGAGAAAGGCCTCGTGGTGCTCCCTGGAGAGGACGCACCCCAACAGCCCCCACCGGATGTTGCGGGGAAGATGTTCGAACCACCGCTTCGTGCGTGGGCAGCTGCAAGACCTGCTCGGAAAGATGATTCTGATACCGGCAGCGAGAAGAAGGATGCGCCGCAGTTGCTGCTTGGCCCTGGGCCGTCCTCCAACTCCAATTCTTAG
- the LOC117836736 gene encoding cyclin-dependent protein kinase inhibitor SMR5, whose protein sequence is MMEVEYHGEETMMAAAAEEGWQTPRREDCRIPVVPPCPAAPPRKKAVALPELGGSGKRREPPKGGYFQPPDLEALFVLAPPRRQAASSCA, encoded by the coding sequence ATGATGGAGGTCGAGTACCACGGCGAGGAGACGATGAtggcagcagcggcggaggaggggtggCAGACGCCGAGGCGCGAGGACTGCCGCATCCCAGTGGTGCCGCcgtgcccggcggcgccgccgaggaagAAGGCCGTCGCGCTGCCGGAGCTCGGGGGCAGCGGCAAGCGCCGGGAGCCGCCCAAGGGCGGCTACTTCCAGCCGCCGGACCTCGAGGCCCTGTTCGTGCTCGCGCCACCGCGGAGGCAGGCGGCCTCCAGCTGCGCGTGA
- the LOC117840771 gene encoding uncharacterized protein isoform X1 has translation MAKDGGPDWNGLLKWSIAHGDGTNPPRALSEEDRKWFMEAMQANTIDVVKRMKEITQVMKTPEDVLESQGVTPENIEDMLDELQEHVESIDMANDLHSIGGLDPLLGYLKNSHAGIRARAAEVVSTIVQNNPKSQQLVMESNGLEPLLTNFKSDPSTSARTKALGAISSLIRHNQPGISAFRLGNGYAGLKDALSSDDARLQRKALNLTQYLLHNNKADRNIATELGLPKLMMHLASSDDSLVREAALSGLLELAQDKTSGNTLPDQDKLKDILKSRIEGISAMDADDLHAAREERQLVDSLWKECYNEPSSLREKGLVVLPGEDAPQQPPPDVAGKMFEPPLRAWAAARPARKDDSDTGSEKKDAPQLLLGPGPSSNSNS, from the exons ATGGCCAAGGACGGGGGCCCCGACTGGAACGGCCTGCTGAAGTGGAGCATCGCCCACGGCGACGGAACCAACCCGCCGCGCGCTCTCAG CGAGGAAGACAGAAAATGGTTCATGGAGGCCATGCAAGCCAACACGATAGATGTTGTCAAGAGGATGAAGGAGATCACTCAGGTGATGAAAACTCCAGAAGATGTCTTGGAGTCTCAGGGTGTGACCCCAGAGAACATTGAAG ATATGTTGGATGAGCTACAAGAGCATGTGGAATCCATTGACATGGCAAATG ATCTACATTCTATTGGTGGGTTAGATCCTCTACTTGGTTACTTGAAAAATTCACATGCTGGCATCCGAGCAAGGGCGGCAGAAGTTGTGAGTACAATTGTGCAGAACAATCCCAAGAGTCAGCAACTTGTCATGGAATCCAATGGACTCGAGCCCCTGTTGACAAACTTCAAATCAGATCCAAGTACAAGTGCACGCACGAAAGCTTTAGGAGCAATATCCT CTTTGATTCGTCATAACCAGCCTGGAATTTCTGCATTCCGCCTGGGAAATGGTTATGCTGGGTTGAAGGATGCTCTTAGTTCTGATGATGCCAGACTCCAGAG GAAAGCTCTCAATCTCACACAATATCTGCTGCACAACAACAAAGCTGACAGGAACATAGCTACAGAGCTTGGTCTTCCAaagctgatgatgcacctcgcATCCAGCGATGATTCCTTAGTGCGTGAAGCTGCGTTAAGTGGTCTCCTCGAGTTGGCACAGGACAAGACATCCGGTAACACTCTACCCGACCAAGACAAGTTGAAAGACATACTCAAGAGCCGAATCGAAGGGATCAGTGCGATGGACGCTGACGACCTCCATGCTGCTCGCGAGGAGCGGCAGCTAGTGGATTCGCTCTGGAAGGAGTGCTACAATGAGCCGTCGTCCCTCAGGGAGAAAGGCCTCGTGGTGCTCCCTGGAGAGGACGCACCCCAACAGCCCCCACCGGATGTTGCGGGGAAGATGTTCGAACCACCGCTTCGTGCGTGGGCAGCTGCAAGACCTGCTCGGAAAGATGATTCTGATACCGGCAGCGAGAAGAAGGATGCGCCGCAGTTGCTGCTTGGCCCTGGGCCGTCCTCCAACTCCAATTCTTAG